GAATAACATGCGAATCGATATTTTCTTCACGTAACCGACAATTCTGGCGATGGATATATGCCACGTACCGGGCCGATTCCCGGTATCTACGCTTAGATTTGGCCATGTTCAGCAAAATCCTGGCCTTCCGAGATACCAAACGTCACCGTATTGGCCCTATGTCGCAGCCGCTGGCGGTTTACGTTCCGAAACCGATCCTTCGGGACCGACATATCGGAACCGGATGTTCTTTCTGGGAATGGGTTTCGTTGCACAGTTCTTTGCTCAAGAGCTCAAGAAGCAAGGATGGTAAACCATTAGCTTCCTCTGCCATaattaacctctctctctctagggtttaattttaaattttacaatgcATTCGTTGGTGAAATTGTTTTGAAAAGAGTTAACACATTGGATTGTTGAACAATTTAGGGTTGTCTCCGGAACTTGTACAAGCCTTTTGAAGAAGAATGAGCTGGGAGAGATGGGCTTTGATATGTACCTCTTCGATGCAAATGAGCCAGAGTTAGTGACTATTGTAAAGCTTTCTTGTACCACTAATTTTGTTATCAATGTATATACTTTTTCTAAACTGCGTTTTGCTTATCTCGGCtcctatttaatatttttttgttcttttttcaaTCCCAGACCGAGCACCCTGGAGATAATGAAATATCATACTCACGTTATTGTCTCAATCCCTCCTGTAGTGGGTATTGGTGACCCGGTATGGTAGTACTATATTTTCCAATTTTCTGTTAAAAGAATTTGCTGAATAGATTatctattttgtgataatcttTCTCTAAGATTAATTTTTGCCAATTTGTTTTCCCATCAATTTTATAGGCGCTTCAGCACCGAGAACTTTTGAGGAGTTCGCTAATGGATGGGAACCTTCAATGGCTTTGTTACTTGTCATCAACTAGTATGTTCCTATTCATATTGCTAATGAGCCAACATTTTCATCGTTGTTATGTCATAGACGTAGAAATAGGGTCATGGATATGACATTATTTGTTCTATGGACTTACGGTTTCTGTTGTCTATAAATCTCGGTATTAATACAAGAGCTCTAGCATTGAAATCTTCTTTAAAGACTTTGCAACATATGTGCTACTTGGGACATTTCTGAACATCAATTCAttacaaaaatcaaaatatgattcTTTGGAACTTCTGCTCTTTCATCCCTGGATCCAACTGTTTTCAATTTATTCTCCCAAACAGCTCCTGAATGCAATCATTGACTCTGAAGAAACCTCTTGCTTGGCAGGTGTATATGGAGATCGTGGTGGTGCATGGGTAGATGAGGAGTAAGCAAGCGCATCTAAACTAACTTCTTAAGCATGCAAACTCTTGCCTACACTGATGTCAAATCTCCCTAAACATATGCATTATCCTGTGACAGTTATCCCACTAGCCCTGCAAGTGAGTTGGCTAACTTAAGATTGGTTGCTGAGAAGAGATGGCTAAGTCTTGGTGATGATCTTGAGCTCTCGACACAAATATTTCGGCTTGGAGGTATCTATGGCCCTGGTAGAAGGTTGTGATCTTATAAGTATGACCAAATTTGCTGCCTTCGTTATGAGTCTTTAGTTACTTAACATTCACATGTTAGCTTCTGACTGGGATATAACTACCCATGAGTTTTAGCTAGTACATTTCATGCTATTACCTTTGTTATAATTAAAATCCACCctgaaatgtattttttttttttttatgggtaaaaCAGAAATCCACCCTGAAACATTACCGCTCTGATTTTGAATGtcatcataaaattttaattcataatGTATATTGACTGAAATTTGATGTATTTCTTGTTAGCATATTGATGTGCATGGCTCTATGAATTTAAGCTTTGGCTTAAACTTTCCATGCTAAAGGTAGGCATCGTGGTAAAATATTTTCCTATACAGTGCCGTTGATACAATAATTAAGCAAGGAGCGTTGTCAGAAGGCCAGAAAATGAGAGTATACAGGAAATTTACATCTAGAATCCATGTTGAGGACATCTCCCAGGCACTTAAAGCCAGCATTCACTTACCTTCCCGCAGGTAGGTTCCAATCATCAGCCTTCCTAAACTCAGTCCCATTTTTTCATAAGCTATTACCATTGTAATTTGTGAGAGATTGCTAGAGCAACAAATGCAATAAAATTTTAGATATTTAAGATATTGGTAAACAATCTCCATCATTGTTAACAGGAAATGGTGATTCTCATTGTTAACAGCCAATCAGAATCTGGAATCCCAATTTAAAGGCCTTCAATATGCAAAGCCATATTTCATGAATGTTGGATGTATTCTCATCTTCTGTAGTTTTTCTGgattcttgttcttcttccttGTATAATTGGGTTGCACCCTTAGCGCTTTTCTTGATAAAAGTTTTGGCACCTTTAGTTAAAAGAAATGCTCAATGTTACTCTTTTTAGCTGCCTGTTTTTCAAAAACCAGCATTTACGTGGCATATGTTGCACATATTCTTATACTCTCATTTTCTAGCAAGCTGcgtatttttttatgaagaCAGTTTCTGTGTCAGACGTCCAGAGTTAGTTTCTAATTGGGCAGTCTATGGCTCTACGATTAgaactttttatctaatttgGAGCTCCACAGACATGCTTTGATGCACATGTACTTAAATTGCATGGGAGCAGCGCTAGAAACTTTGAGTAATTATGGAGTTCTAATTGTCAGGTGGCATGGAATTTGTTTTCTGTAGACTGATTCAGCTTTTGTTTCCTGTTTATTTCTTTGAACCCCTTCCGCACATGAAATTTCTTGTTCTATTGTATGTTTGTAATGCTTTTAACCCTGTTTAATATACCTGCATTTGGAAACATTTTCCTTATATACTGccttggattttcattttcaggAGAGTTTACAATATTGTCGATGATGATCCAGCCCCTCGAGAAGAAGTATTTGCATATGCAAGTGACTTGATTGAGAAGAAGTGGCCTGGGCGGATCAAGCAATCCGCCTCCCGATCAGAATCATTAATTGGGAAGGGTGGTCGAAGGGGTGAGAAGCGAGTTTCCAATGCTCGTATGAAGAAGGAACTAGGCGTGAGGCTTCTCCATCCTAGCTATAGGTCAGGTCTGCAAAGCATTATCAACCATATGGAGGAGGCATTATGACACCCATGCATCTGCTGAAAGTGTTGCATAATTATGCATATCACAGTAGGGACAGTGGTGACTTCTATGGGGATGAGAATTTCACCGTTCTATTAGTAACTCAACCAGAAGGGATAAATCTTCagcaatgaaaagaaaatgcaaagaGCAAGACACGCACAACTGTACTGAACTTGGTAGTGAGTTCGTGCTTTCCATCAACGAGGGTTACTAAGAAATGGAATTTTGTGGAATGAGGCAGACACACAGATtgttgaacattttttttttacgaaCAGCATTCCGACTACCCTCAGGATCGATGAACATATGCCAATTTTGCTTGGCCAAAAAAGAGAATTGCAAAGTTACTTATTAAATGCAGCATCATACTGAAGTTGAattatatgtatttacttaCTACGCTAGTTCCGGCctattaaaagatattttaaagatataagTTTTACGAattagttttgttatatacaagtacaatcgcgtactaatctgtgtactaatactgatttattcatacttaaaatttaaattaatattgtttttaataaaaatttattttttgaccaatcacatcacattg
This genomic window from Carya illinoinensis cultivar Pawnee chromosome 7, C.illinoinensisPawnee_v1, whole genome shotgun sequence contains:
- the LOC122317214 gene encoding uncharacterized protein LOC122317214 isoform X1, producing the protein MDICHVPGRFPVSTLRFGHVQQNPGLPRYQTSPYWPYVAAAGGLRSETDPSGPTYRNRMFFLGMGFVAQFFAQELKKQGWVVSGTCTSLLKKNELGEMGFDMYLFDANEPEPSTLEIMKYHTHVIVSIPPVVGIGDPALQHRELLRSSLMDGNLQWLCYLSSTSVYGDRGGAWVDEDYPTSPASELANLRLVAEKRWLSLGDDLELSTQIFRLGGIYGPGRSAVDTIIKQGALSEGQKMRVYRKFTSRIHVEDISQALKASIHLPSRRRVYNIVDDDPAPREEVFAYASDLIEKKWPGRIKQSASRSESLIGKGGRRGEKRVSNARMKKELGVRLLHPSYRSGLQSIINHMEEAL
- the LOC122317214 gene encoding uncharacterized protein LOC122317214 isoform X2 → MDICHVPGRFPVSTLRFGHVQQNPGLPRYQTSPYWPYVAAAGGLRSETDPSGPTYRNRMFFLGMGFVAQFFAQELKKQGWVVSGTCTSLLKKNELGEMGFDMYLFDANEPEPSTLEIMKYHTHVIVSIPPVVGIGDPALQHRELLRSSLMDGNLQWLCYLSSTSVYGDRGGAWVDEDYPTSPASELANLRLVAEKRWLSLGDDLELSTQIFRLGGIYGPGRRRVYNIVDDDPAPREEVFAYASDLIEKKWPGRIKQSASRSESLIGKGGRRGEKRVSNARMKKELGVRLLHPSYRSGLQSIINHMEEAL